One window of Desulfobacca acetoxidans DSM 11109 genomic DNA carries:
- the hisC gene encoding histidinol-phosphate transaminase, whose amino-acid sequence MPDYIATLAAYPPGKPLEELERELGITDSIKLASNENPLGPSPLAIRALTDHIGRLHRYPDANVYYLRQRLSRHLGVLPEQLICGNGSDEILEFIMRAFLRPGEEVISAAPSFLMYGLLTQGAGGVFRPVPLKDFRLDLAAMAQAVTSRTRIIIVNNPNNPTGTVVHRAEWEDFLAALPTQVIVVVDEAYIDFVDDPEVPTGLEYLREDRPLIGLRTFSKAYGLAGLRIGYGYGPSRLIVYLDRLRSPFNVNSLAQAAAVAALDDSEFLARTRQLVKAGLAYFYEEFDRLGIRYLPSQANFLLIHLGRDSREVYEQMLRLGVIIRAMTSYQLPEFIRINAGLPEENQRFMQAFKKVLGFAA is encoded by the coding sequence GTGCCTGACTACATTGCGACCTTGGCGGCATACCCGCCTGGCAAACCGCTTGAGGAATTAGAAAGAGAACTAGGTATAACTGATTCCATCAAGTTGGCTTCCAATGAAAATCCTCTCGGTCCATCTCCTCTAGCGATACGGGCATTAACCGACCATATCGGCAGGCTGCACCGTTATCCGGACGCCAACGTTTATTATCTCAGGCAACGGTTGAGTCGCCATCTCGGGGTACTGCCGGAACAGCTCATTTGCGGCAACGGCTCAGATGAAATCCTCGAATTTATCATGCGGGCCTTTTTACGTCCGGGCGAGGAAGTTATCAGTGCCGCTCCGTCTTTTCTCATGTATGGCCTGCTGACTCAAGGGGCTGGCGGCGTCTTCCGCCCAGTCCCGCTCAAGGATTTCCGCCTTGACCTTGCGGCTATGGCACAGGCGGTCACCAGTCGTACCAGGATAATAATCGTCAATAATCCGAACAATCCTACCGGCACGGTGGTGCATCGGGCTGAATGGGAGGACTTCCTCGCCGCCCTGCCAACCCAGGTGATTGTGGTGGTAGATGAGGCCTATATTGATTTTGTCGATGATCCGGAAGTTCCCACGGGATTGGAATATCTTCGGGAAGATCGGCCTCTCATCGGATTGCGCACTTTTTCCAAGGCCTATGGATTGGCTGGATTGCGTATCGGCTACGGTTATGGGCCCAGCCGCCTGATCGTTTACCTGGATCGCCTGCGCTCTCCCTTCAACGTTAATTCTTTAGCTCAGGCCGCTGCCGTGGCGGCGCTGGACGATAGTGAATTTCTGGCCCGCACCCGGCAATTAGTCAAAGCCGGTCTGGCCTATTTTTATGAGGAGTTCGACCGCCTAGGCATCCGCTACCTTCCTTCTCAGGCCAATTTTCTGCTCATTCACCTCGGTCGCGACAGCCGCGAGGTTTACGAACAGATGCTGCGGCTAGGGGTGATTATCAGGGCTATGACCAGCTATCAGCTACCGGAATTCATCCGGATCAATGCCGGGCTGCCGGAAGAGAACCAGCGGTTTATGCAGGCTTTCAAAAAGGTTTTAGGGTTTGCCGCCTGA
- a CDS encoding YifB family Mg chelatase-like AAA ATPase has protein sequence MIAKVKSGSLRGVDGFLVEVEVDIAFGMPAFTTVGLAEIAVKESKDRVKAAIKNSGYQFPSTRVTINLAPADVRKEGTGFDLPIALGLLAAQGLAPQENLDRYLLYGEVSLDGRLKATRGVLPVALACRQAGLQGLIIPKDNAREAAVVKDLTVYPAETLPEVVEFLQGRLDLIPEPPPQVELAAPDGQEVDFAEVKGQEQVKRAMVIAAAGGHNVLMMGPPGSGKTMLARRLPTILPPLTFEEALETSKIYSIVGLLPPGRALLTNRPFRPPHHTVSDAGLIGGGRIPRPGEVSLAHNGVLFLDELPEFKRQVLEVLRQPLEEGYVTISRASSSLTYPARFMLVAAMNPCPCGFLGDAKRPCRCTPNQIRAYQTRISGPLLDRIDIQVLVPAVPFQDLAAGSEGESSIVLQQRVLAARSRQTCRFSGSRVHCNAQMPVRLVKQYCTLKPEPRRLLERAMERLGLSARAYNRILKISRTIADLEGEAEIQTPHLAEAIQYRSLDRSFTA, from the coding sequence ATGATTGCCAAGGTTAAAAGCGGCTCGCTACGCGGGGTGGATGGTTTTCTGGTGGAAGTCGAAGTGGACATTGCCTTTGGCATGCCAGCTTTTACCACCGTGGGTCTGGCGGAAATAGCCGTCAAAGAGAGCAAGGACCGGGTTAAAGCGGCCATTAAGAATTCCGGCTACCAATTTCCTAGCACCCGGGTGACCATTAATCTGGCACCGGCGGACGTACGCAAAGAGGGCACCGGTTTCGATCTGCCCATTGCCCTGGGTCTGCTTGCGGCTCAAGGTTTGGCGCCCCAAGAAAACCTGGATCGATACCTGCTCTACGGCGAGGTTTCCTTAGACGGACGCCTGAAAGCCACCCGCGGCGTGCTGCCGGTGGCCTTGGCCTGCCGACAGGCGGGGTTGCAGGGATTGATCATCCCTAAGGACAATGCCCGCGAAGCTGCGGTAGTCAAAGATCTGACAGTGTATCCGGCGGAAACCCTGCCGGAGGTGGTGGAATTTTTACAGGGTAGATTAGACCTGATCCCCGAACCGCCGCCACAGGTGGAATTAGCGGCCCCGGATGGCCAGGAAGTTGACTTTGCCGAAGTCAAGGGCCAGGAACAGGTGAAACGGGCCATGGTGATTGCCGCGGCCGGGGGACACAACGTGTTGATGATGGGTCCGCCAGGTTCGGGTAAAACTATGCTGGCCCGCCGGCTGCCGACGATCCTGCCTCCGCTCACCTTTGAGGAGGCCCTGGAGACCTCGAAGATATATAGCATTGTAGGGCTGCTGCCGCCCGGGCGGGCGCTCTTGACCAACCGGCCCTTTCGTCCCCCGCATCACACGGTCTCCGATGCCGGCCTTATCGGCGGGGGGCGCATCCCTCGCCCCGGAGAAGTCTCCCTGGCTCACAATGGCGTGCTCTTTTTGGATGAACTGCCGGAATTCAAACGTCAGGTGTTAGAGGTACTGCGCCAGCCATTGGAAGAAGGCTATGTCACGATCTCTCGAGCCAGCAGTTCTCTCACCTATCCGGCCCGCTTTATGTTGGTGGCAGCCATGAATCCCTGCCCCTGTGGTTTTCTGGGTGATGCCAAACGCCCCTGCCGCTGCACACCCAATCAGATCCGAGCCTATCAGACCCGCATCTCCGGTCCCCTCCTGGACCGCATTGACATTCAGGTCCTGGTGCCGGCCGTTCCCTTTCAAGATCTTGCTGCCGGATCTGAGGGGGAAAGTTCGATTGTCTTGCAGCAGCGCGTCCTGGCTGCCCGCTCCCGGCAGACTTGCCGTTTTAGCGGCAGCCGGGTTCACTGCAATGCCCAGATGCCTGTGCGCCTGGTCAAACAATACTGCACCCTGAAACCCGAACCTCGCCGACTCCTGGAGCGGGCCATGGAACGTTTGGGATTATCGGCCCGGGCCTACAACCGCATCCTCAAGATCTCCCGGACTATTGCCGACTTGGAAGGGGAGGCGGAGATTCAAACCCCGCACCTGGCCGAAGCGATTCAGTACCGGAGCCTGGATAGGTCATTTACCGCCTGA
- a CDS encoding DUF1015 domain-containing protein → MAELAPWRALYYNPAKISDLAQVVTPPYDVITPEQQAFFYDRHPYNVIRLILPRPEVGGAGPDSQYLQAAADFSAWRQNQILIRDGEPSLFFWETDFTLEGRTHTRRAVVGLLRLESFESGVVRPHEKTFSAAKTDRFKLMQQVRAHLSTVFALYPDKEDRVLAGLKQGLTEAPMFAFEDYEGSQQRLYRVADPHAIRAACDAMANLPIFIADGHHRYETSLAYQTWLKKQFPQAPPRASFNYVLMYLSNMMDPDLVIRSAHRLIATDRVPHFDEESLLAQLPKYFEVTSLALDQKPLSANTAGLGEALRQAGRLGTGFAMVTPSRRAFILQLKPGVMNSPLTAHMSPALAKLDVVALNFLIFEKLMHLSSQIQDDKETFSYASTVAGALAAVEQSPVKLAFLLNPTRIEHVQEVASAGLIMPRKSTYFYPKVPVGLVMHPIDPNEEVGL, encoded by the coding sequence ATGGCAGAACTGGCCCCTTGGCGGGCGCTTTATTATAATCCGGCAAAGATTTCGGATCTGGCTCAAGTCGTCACTCCTCCTTATGACGTTATCACCCCGGAACAGCAGGCCTTCTTTTATGATCGACATCCTTACAATGTCATCCGTCTGATCCTGCCGCGTCCCGAGGTTGGTGGGGCCGGGCCTGATTCACAGTATCTTCAGGCGGCGGCGGATTTTTCCGCCTGGCGTCAGAACCAGATCTTGATCAGGGATGGAGAGCCTTCTCTCTTTTTTTGGGAAACTGACTTTACCCTGGAAGGGAGAACGCATACCCGGCGGGCTGTTGTAGGACTGCTTCGCCTTGAATCTTTTGAGAGCGGTGTTGTTCGCCCTCATGAAAAGACCTTCTCGGCTGCCAAAACCGATCGATTCAAGCTGATGCAGCAGGTGCGGGCTCACCTCTCGACGGTGTTTGCCCTCTATCCCGATAAAGAGGACAGAGTGCTGGCCGGCCTGAAGCAAGGACTTACCGAGGCCCCCATGTTTGCCTTCGAAGACTATGAAGGTTCTCAGCAGCGTTTGTATCGTGTCGCTGATCCCCATGCCATCCGGGCCGCCTGTGACGCCATGGCGAATCTCCCTATTTTCATTGCCGATGGCCACCACCGATATGAAACCTCCCTGGCCTATCAGACCTGGCTCAAAAAGCAATTTCCACAGGCGCCGCCACGGGCCAGTTTCAATTATGTCCTCATGTACTTAAGCAACATGATGGATCCGGACCTGGTTATCCGGTCAGCCCACCGCCTGATTGCCACAGACCGGGTGCCGCACTTTGACGAAGAAAGTTTGCTGGCCCAATTGCCGAAGTACTTCGAGGTGACCTCCCTGGCTCTGGACCAGAAACCTCTGTCCGCCAACACGGCTGGGTTGGGGGAAGCCCTGCGCCAGGCCGGTCGGCTCGGCACGGGTTTCGCAATGGTAACTCCATCTAGGAGGGCATTTATCCTGCAGCTCAAGCCCGGCGTCATGAACAGCCCTTTGACGGCGCACATGTCCCCGGCTCTCGCCAAACTGGATGTCGTAGCCTTGAACTTCCTCATTTTTGAGAAACTGATGCACCTGAGTTCTCAAATACAAGATGACAAAGAAACCTTCAGTTACGCCAGCACGGTGGCCGGAGCGTTGGCAGCGGTAGAGCAGAGCCCGGTGAAGTTGGCTTTCCTGCTTAATCCTACCCGGATTGAGCACGTTCAGGAAGTAGCCAGCGCCGGTTTGATTATGCCGCGCAAATCCACGTATTTTTATCCCAAGGTGCCGGTGGGACTGGTAATGCATCCCATCGATCCTAATGAGGAAGTCGGCCTCTGA
- a CDS encoding response regulator, protein MLHHEADHRANHSQPNQTTKKKERILVVDQDALTCDFLANIIKLLGCEFEIINSADEALEILEKTAFDLLIADFHLPNSKQLLETSLQKHPQLQTICMIQHRQIFFEALRLPGAAFVPKPFNFDDIVQKIHQAIHHKNLQQIENDFRRLRQEFFRL, encoded by the coding sequence ATGTTGCACCACGAGGCAGATCATCGAGCTAACCATTCCCAACCGAATCAGACCACTAAGAAAAAGGAGCGCATCTTAGTTGTTGATCAAGATGCCCTAACGTGCGATTTCCTTGCCAATATCATCAAACTCCTCGGCTGCGAGTTTGAAATAATCAATAGTGCCGACGAAGCCCTGGAGATATTGGAGAAAACCGCCTTTGATCTTTTGATTGCCGATTTTCACCTGCCGAACAGTAAGCAGCTTTTGGAAACCAGCCTGCAAAAGCACCCCCAACTTCAGACCATATGTATGATCCAACATCGGCAGATCTTCTTTGAGGCTTTACGTCTGCCGGGAGCGGCCTTTGTCCCGAAGCCCTTTAACTTTGACGATATCGTCCAAAAGATTCATCAGGCTATACATCATAAGAATCTGCAGCAGATTGAGAACGATTTCCGCCGCCTGCGCCAGGAGTTCTTCCGGCTCTAG
- a CDS encoding L-threonylcarbamoyladenylate synthase, whose protein sequence is MLIRINPENPPERLLRRVVQVLTAGGIIAYPTDTCYGIGCDLFNKKAIEKIYQFKKRPLTKPFSFICADLKHISEYAKVSNFAYKTMRRLLPGPYTFILEGSRLVPKIMLTRRKTAGLRVPDNAICLGLVKLLGHPIISTSASREDGSVMSDPYDIAEYYKPPLDLVIDGGVIAPAPSSVISLIGDVPEVIREGKGEVSDFI, encoded by the coding sequence ATTCTAATCCGAATTAATCCAGAAAATCCACCAGAGCGTTTGCTGCGCCGGGTGGTGCAGGTGCTTACCGCAGGGGGTATCATTGCCTACCCCACGGATACCTGCTATGGAATCGGCTGCGATCTGTTTAATAAAAAGGCGATTGAAAAGATCTATCAATTTAAAAAACGCCCCTTGACCAAGCCGTTCAGTTTTATCTGTGCTGATCTGAAACATATCAGCGAATATGCCAAGGTGTCGAACTTTGCCTATAAGACTATGCGCCGCCTCCTCCCCGGACCGTACACCTTTATCTTGGAGGGCTCGCGTTTGGTGCCCAAGATCATGCTGACCCGCCGCAAAACCGCCGGCCTCAGGGTTCCGGACAACGCCATCTGTCTGGGTCTAGTGAAGCTGCTAGGTCACCCCATCATCAGCACCAGCGCCAGCCGGGAGGACGGCTCGGTTATGAGCGATCCTTATGATATCGCTGAATACTATAAGCCGCCCCTGGACCTGGTGATCGACGGTGGCGTCATAGCCCCGGCGCCTTCCAGCGTCATTTCGCTCATCGGCGATGTACCTGAAGTTATAAGGGAAGGTAAGGGAGAGGTGAGTGATTTTATCTAA
- the cmk gene encoding (d)CMP kinase produces the protein MPPDQPRRVIVTIDGPAGAGKSSIAKRLAGRLDLLYLESGAFYRAVALMAVRQPQFLRNSQGLEDFLATFQLQVVSKNEGFRLFVAGQDITAGIRDPEVSRIASQVATLRPVRQWVHDRLRQIAGSGGVIAEGRDMGTKVFPEAEVKIFLDASLEVRAHRRWLELQNQGNTLRENAILEDIAQRDRRDRERVEDPLSMPPGAHYIDSTAYDLKRVEDICLHLIQPCIKTG, from the coding sequence TTGCCGCCTGACCAGCCCCGGCGAGTCATTGTCACTATTGATGGCCCTGCTGGCGCCGGTAAGAGCAGTATAGCTAAAAGGCTGGCCGGTCGATTGGACCTGCTCTATTTGGAGAGCGGCGCTTTTTATCGGGCTGTAGCTCTGATGGCGGTCCGCCAGCCGCAGTTTTTAAGGAACTCGCAAGGGCTTGAAGATTTTCTGGCAACCTTTCAGCTTCAGGTCGTTTCTAAGAACGAGGGTTTCAGACTATTTGTTGCGGGCCAAGATATTACCGCTGGCATCAGAGATCCGGAAGTAAGTCGGATCGCTTCTCAGGTTGCCACGTTGCGGCCGGTACGGCAATGGGTGCATGACCGGCTGCGGCAGATAGCTGGGTCAGGAGGGGTTATTGCCGAGGGGCGTGATATGGGGACCAAGGTCTTCCCCGAGGCCGAGGTGAAGATATTTCTGGATGCCTCTTTGGAAGTCAGGGCCCATCGCCGGTGGTTAGAGCTTCAGAACCAGGGCAATACATTAAGGGAAAATGCGATCCTGGAAGATATAGCCCAAAGAGACCGGCGTGATCGGGAACGGGTGGAAGACCCTTTATCCATGCCGCCCGGAGCCCACTACATTGATAGCACGGCTTATGATCTAAAAAGGGTGGAAGATATCTGCCTTCACCTCATTCAGCCTTGTATAAAAACAGGTTAG
- the sppA gene encoding signal peptide peptidase SppA, whose product MAKRSLISVFLLLGAVILFFIGVALLVLPLAGDSLPLAKGDRVGVVEVSGLIRDAKTTLNHLKKFRENNRIRAIVVRVNSPGGAVGPSQEILEEVIRTREKKKVVASLGTVAASGGYYIVSGADIIMANPGTLTGSIGVIMNFTNVEQLLSKIGLELFNLKAGKYKDVGSPLRPMTPVEKEYIQGLLDNVHEQFIRDVAHGRRMLVHKVREVGDGRIFTGEEGKNLGLVDALGNLPDAIDLAGRLGGIKGKVEAVYPPKEKLSLFGLLFGDDPEEILARWQAESNPVPAYLYAPGIR is encoded by the coding sequence ATGGCCAAGCGCTCCCTCATATCAGTATTCCTACTGCTCGGCGCCGTTATCCTCTTTTTCATCGGCGTCGCCCTCTTAGTCTTGCCATTGGCGGGTGATAGCCTACCGCTGGCCAAAGGCGACAGAGTCGGGGTGGTGGAAGTAAGCGGCCTCATCCGCGATGCCAAAACCACCCTCAATCACCTTAAGAAATTCAGAGAAAACAACAGAATCAGGGCCATCGTAGTTCGGGTCAATTCTCCCGGCGGAGCGGTCGGTCCGTCGCAGGAAATCCTGGAGGAAGTGATAAGGACCCGGGAAAAAAAGAAGGTGGTGGCCTCCCTCGGAACTGTTGCTGCTTCGGGAGGATACTACATCGTTTCCGGTGCTGATATCATCATGGCCAACCCCGGCACACTGACCGGCAGCATCGGGGTGATTATGAATTTCACCAACGTTGAACAGCTCCTGAGCAAAATAGGCCTTGAGCTGTTTAATCTAAAAGCCGGTAAATATAAAGATGTCGGTTCTCCCTTGCGGCCGATGACTCCGGTAGAGAAGGAATATATCCAGGGTCTGCTAGACAACGTGCATGAGCAGTTTATCCGAGATGTAGCCCATGGCCGGCGGATGCTGGTCCATAAAGTGCGAGAGGTGGGTGACGGTCGCATCTTTACCGGTGAAGAAGGCAAAAATCTCGGTCTAGTGGATGCTCTGGGCAATCTGCCGGACGCCATCGATTTGGCCGGCCGTTTGGGCGGCATCAAAGGAAAGGTTGAGGCCGTCTATCCGCCCAAGGAAAAACTATCGCTCTTTGGCCTGCTGTTCGGTGATGATCCGGAGGAAATCCTCGCTCGCTGGCAGGCCGAATCCAATCCGGTCCCCGCCTATCTCTACGCCCCTGGCATTAGATAA
- a CDS encoding 30S ribosomal protein S1, translating into MNSDNNVNLTEEQTASNAVQTTPAAEEEQRETAAGFDQEVIELEEGKDSASGFDQLPDLYEESLKQYQEGEVVSGRIVAVDKDYVIVDIGYKCEGHIPIHEFIGPNGENTAIVGDQVDVLLERRDDEEDIILLSKEKASKIKIWEEISSAYQEDGEIEGTITAKVKGGLSVDLGGMSAFLPGSQVDLQPVRNIDSLIGQTFKFKILKYNKKRRNVVLSRRIIMEKERAEQKSATLAMLEGGKVVNGVVKNITDYGVFVDLGGIDGLLHVTDMSWGRIGHPSEVFHVGDPIEVKILNFDRENEKVSLGMKQLTEDPWLMATEKYPIGARVWGKVVSLTDYGAFVELEPGVEGLIHVSEMSWTKKVRHPSKIVSVNDIVESEVLDIDPQKKRISLSMKHVEPNPWDIIGEKYPEGTIIEGKIKNITDFGIFIGIDEGIDGLVHISDISWTRRIKHPSEIFKKGQEVRAKVLKIDKENERFSLGIKQLAEDPWKTIDQRYPVGKSVSGLVTNKTDFGVFIELEEGIEGLIHVSELSRDKNKAAQVEVGDMVTAKVINVSPKDRKIGLSIRKLEVDQEHTVYRDYLHSRQEATTPLGELLQERLEESELRRLEETEEKE; encoded by the coding sequence ATGAATTCGGATAATAATGTTAACTTAACTGAAGAACAGACGGCGTCTAACGCTGTCCAAACAACCCCAGCGGCGGAAGAAGAACAGCGTGAAACCGCAGCGGGCTTCGATCAGGAAGTTATTGAATTAGAAGAGGGCAAGGACAGCGCCAGCGGTTTTGATCAATTGCCTGACCTGTACGAAGAGAGCCTGAAGCAATATCAAGAAGGTGAAGTGGTGAGCGGTCGAATTGTCGCCGTCGATAAAGATTATGTTATCGTCGATATCGGCTACAAGTGCGAGGGACATATCCCAATACACGAATTTATCGGACCCAACGGCGAGAATACGGCTATTGTGGGTGACCAGGTCGATGTGCTGCTGGAGAGACGGGACGATGAAGAAGATATCATCCTACTGTCCAAAGAAAAGGCATCAAAAATCAAGATCTGGGAAGAGATCAGCTCCGCCTACCAAGAAGATGGAGAGATTGAAGGCACTATCACTGCCAAGGTAAAGGGCGGCCTATCGGTAGACTTGGGCGGCATGAGCGCTTTTTTGCCCGGCTCGCAGGTCGATCTCCAACCGGTGCGCAATATCGACAGCCTCATCGGCCAGACCTTCAAATTTAAGATTTTGAAGTACAACAAGAAACGTCGCAACGTTGTCCTGTCTCGTCGGATCATCATGGAGAAGGAGCGGGCCGAGCAGAAGTCGGCCACGCTAGCCATGTTAGAAGGAGGCAAAGTTGTCAACGGGGTGGTAAAGAATATCACTGACTACGGCGTCTTCGTTGATCTGGGTGGCATCGACGGTCTGTTGCATGTTACTGACATGTCCTGGGGACGCATCGGCCATCCCTCCGAGGTCTTTCACGTAGGCGACCCCATCGAGGTCAAGATCTTAAATTTCGACCGGGAAAATGAAAAAGTCTCCCTCGGAATGAAACAATTGACTGAAGACCCTTGGCTTATGGCCACCGAGAAATATCCCATCGGGGCGCGGGTGTGGGGTAAAGTGGTCAGCCTGACCGATTACGGTGCCTTTGTCGAACTTGAACCCGGAGTAGAGGGTCTCATTCATGTTTCAGAAATGTCCTGGACGAAGAAAGTCCGTCATCCCTCCAAGATTGTCAGCGTCAATGATATCGTTGAATCCGAAGTTCTGGATATCGACCCGCAGAAAAAGCGGATATCTCTGAGCATGAAACACGTGGAACCCAATCCATGGGATATCATCGGCGAGAAGTACCCGGAAGGTACTATTATCGAAGGAAAAATCAAAAATATTACCGACTTCGGGATATTTATCGGCATTGACGAGGGCATCGATGGATTGGTGCATATCTCTGACATCTCCTGGACCAGGAGGATTAAACACCCTTCTGAAATATTTAAAAAAGGCCAAGAAGTGCGGGCCAAAGTGCTCAAGATTGACAAGGAAAATGAGCGCTTTTCCCTGGGGATTAAGCAATTGGCGGAAGATCCGTGGAAAACCATTGATCAGCGCTATCCGGTAGGTAAATCAGTTTCCGGATTGGTCACCAACAAGACCGATTTTGGCGTCTTCATCGAACTGGAGGAAGGAATCGAGGGGCTGATTCACGTCTCGGAATTGAGCCGGGATAAAAACAAGGCGGCCCAAGTCGAAGTCGGCGATATGGTCACCGCCAAAGTGATCAATGTTTCCCCTAAAGACCGCAAGATTGGATTAAGCATCCGGAAGCTTGAAGTTGACCAGGAACATACGGTCTATCGGGACTATCTCCATTCGCGACAGGAGGCCACAACACCCTTGGGCGAACTGTTGCAGGAGCGGCTGGAGGAAAGCGAATTGCGCCGTCTGGAAGAAACCGAAGAAAAAGAATAG
- a CDS encoding tRNA1(Val) (adenine(37)-N6)-methyltransferase, protein MLLSGLTDLREPEKVVDLGAGCGILALLLACRFPNSSFVGVELQPSLAALAVRNVRLNGFEGRIEIVQSDMQSLLQLYPPSSFEVVVSNPPYRPLASGRLNPAAERAIARHELQGSLELTARISQHLLGYGGRLYLIYPARRLVHLCRGLRLHRLEPKKMRLIHSLPGEEASLVWIEARKGGREDLKVLPPLVIYRGPGHYSPEMEKIFAYWSRFAENCPYACKY, encoded by the coding sequence GTGCTGCTATCCGGCTTGACTGATCTGCGTGAACCAGAGAAGGTCGTAGACTTGGGTGCTGGCTGCGGCATTCTTGCTCTGTTGCTGGCCTGCCGGTTCCCAAACTCTTCTTTCGTGGGAGTAGAGTTACAGCCCAGTTTAGCCGCCCTGGCCGTTCGCAATGTCCGGTTAAACGGCTTCGAGGGGCGCATCGAGATTGTCCAAAGCGATATGCAATCCCTCCTCCAACTCTACCCGCCGAGTTCCTTTGAGGTGGTAGTGAGCAACCCTCCCTATCGGCCGTTGGCCAGTGGTCGCCTTAACCCCGCCGCCGAAAGAGCTATTGCCCGGCATGAACTTCAGGGCTCCTTAGAGTTGACGGCTCGAATTAGCCAGCATCTGCTGGGGTACGGAGGGCGCCTCTATCTCATCTACCCAGCCAGGCGACTGGTACACCTCTGTAGGGGGTTGCGGTTGCACCGATTGGAGCCGAAAAAAATGCGCCTGATTCATTCACTGCCGGGGGAGGAAGCCAGTCTGGTCTGGATAGAGGCCCGCAAAGGCGGTCGGGAGGATCTGAAGGTGTTGCCGCCTCTGGTGATTTACCGGGGGCCGGGGCACTATTCGCCTGAAATGGAGAAGATCTTTGCCTATTGGTCCCGATTCGCCGAAAACTGCCCTTACGCTTGCAAGTACTAA
- a CDS encoding class I SAM-dependent methyltransferase, whose product MNAFDRYAQEYDDWFVQHESVYHSELAAVKSFLPLNGRALEVGVGTGRFAEPLGIEIGVEPARAMAEIAGKRGIEVIQGYAEALPLAPGSFDVVLMITVLCFLQDPPLALREATRVLKPQGRLIIGMIDPDSPLGRLYQAHQAQSRFFRQARFLRVSQVLRWLGELGYSDPKIRQTIFQDIPLITTLEPARAGYGDGVFVVLVADLQ is encoded by the coding sequence ATGAATGCCTTTGACCGATATGCCCAGGAATACGACGACTGGTTTGTCCAGCATGAGTCGGTCTACCATTCAGAGCTGGCCGCAGTCAAATCCTTCCTGCCTCTTAACGGCCGGGCTTTGGAAGTCGGCGTTGGGACCGGACGTTTTGCCGAGCCCTTAGGAATTGAAATAGGAGTCGAGCCGGCCCGGGCCATGGCCGAGATCGCCGGGAAGCGGGGTATCGAGGTCATCCAGGGGTATGCCGAGGCCCTGCCACTGGCTCCGGGATCCTTTGATGTGGTCCTGATGATCACGGTCTTGTGTTTCCTGCAAGATCCACCGCTGGCCCTGCGTGAGGCCACGCGAGTCCTGAAACCCCAGGGGCGTCTGATCATCGGCATGATTGATCCCGACAGCCCTTTAGGCCGGTTATATCAGGCGCACCAGGCCCAGAGCCGGTTTTTCCGGCAGGCGAGGTTCCTGAGGGTTTCTCAAGTTCTAAGATGGCTGGGTGAACTCGGCTATTCAGACCCCAAAATCCGCCAGACCATTTTTCAGGACATACCGCTAATCACTACACTGGAGCCGGCGCGCGCGGGCTACGGCGACGGGGTATTCGTCGTCCTGGTAGCCGACCTGCAATAA